The segment TCCTCACGGGTGCGCCAGTCGGTGGCGGCCAGGGCCGCGGTGAGGTCGGGCGTGAGGCGCGGGCCCCAAGGGGTGCGGGCGAACGCACTGCCGAGCCACTTGCCGTAGGGCGGATAGCGGCGGTCCATCAGGAGACACAGGCGCATGAGGTCGCGCACGAGGCGGGCGGCGACCACCGCGGATCCGAGCTCGTCGCCGACCTCCCCGCAGCGGCCGACGAAGGCCTCCTCCTGGGATATGCGCTGCCATTGGCAGGCCAGGACATGGAGCCAGAGGTCGTGCGGATACCAGCTCAGCGCCGTTCGTAAGGGGGCGAGTTGGCCGAGGCCGTCGTGGAAGACGGCGCCGCCGGTGACTTCGGCAAGGAGCTGGGTGGGGGTGGCAAGCCAGTCCGCCGGGGTGACGCCGCCGGAGGGGTCGAAGCCGAGTACACCGGTGAACCAGGCGGAGAGGTGGGTGACTTCGACGCGGTGGTGGACGGGACCGTCGGTGGCCCGCATGACGCGGACGCCGGGGTCGCCGGGGTCGCCGGGGTCGCCGGGGTCGCCGGGGTCGCCGGGGTCGCCGGGGTCGCCGGGGGGAGCGAAGTTGGTGGGGTAACCGTGGAAGGTCTTCGGGAGGTGCTCGGCGAGTACGTGTCTGATGCGTCCCGCATGCCGGGAGACGTCCCGGCGGCGGAGGAAGAGCTGCAGGCGGGGCCCCCATTCGTGGTCGGCGGAGCGCGGGGTGTCGAAGCCGAGCACCTCGGAACCGCTGCCCAGGCGCGCCGCGGAGTGGGGGATCCCGGGGGCGGTTTCCTTCAGCAGGGGGCGTACCGCCTCGGTGTAGAAACGGCGGGAGAGTTCGAGGCCCGGGATGAAGTCCGGCATATTCGTGACGCTCATGCCAAGAAGCCGTGCCCATTTCGTGACGGCGCATGCGAGGTGTTCTCACGGCACCGGCTCATCCCTCCGACTGAGACGCCGTCACGAACCGCCACCGGCCTTCGGAGATGACCTCCGCCTTGTCGTCGCTGACGCGAACAGCCGTCTCGTCGTCGATGAAGTAGACGGGGAAGTCCGCCCGCGCGGCGATGCGATCAGCCCAGGCGTCGGTGCGCTCCGGGAAGTCGGGTGAGTACAGGTGCGGCTTCAGATACCAGTCGAAGAGACCGAACGGCGGCTCCACGGTCGTCGCGCCGAGCACGCGGTAGTCCTCGGCGTCCCCGATGACGTCGGCGGAGTGCGCGGTGAGATTCCGGCTGAAGATCATCGATCCGGCACTCACCCCCACGTAGACCCGGCTCTCCAGCGCCTCCAGGAAGCCGCCGGCCAGGCCGTTGCCGATGATGCTGCGCGCGAGGTGGTAGTGATTGCCGCCCTCGGCATAGATGACGTCGGCATGGAGCAGCCGGTCGAGCACCATCGGCCGGGGCAGGCCGTTCAGCTCCAGGACGTCGAACTCCCGCCAGCCGAGACCGTGCAGCCGGCTCATGTCCTCCACGAGCCAGCCGTGATCACCGGGCTCGGCGACGGACGCCGTGGGAACGAACACGACGTTCGCCGATCCGAACGGCTTTCCCAGCATGTCCCGCAGCGCATCCCGCAGTGTGTCGTTGCGCAGCCCGCTCGACGTCAACAAAAGCTCCATCGGGCGAGCCAATCACGGCCGGCAGGCGCGCGCAACGAACTTGATCACCTCGCGCGGGACCGCACGAACCAGCGGGTCAGAAGCCGGGGAAGACGCGACGCAGGTCGTCCAGGGTGATCGTGCCGCCGGTCAGTGCGACGGTGGCGGGGGTGTGGTGCGGGGCGTGGCGGCCCGTGACGACGCGGAGCCACCACTCGGCGGGGGCGGTGAGGACGGCGTCGGGCTCGGCGGGGGTGTCGGTGATGGCGGCGGTGTCGAGGAGGGCGAGGCCGAAGGAGCGGTCCGGGGAGGTGACCTGGACGGCGAGGGTGACCTGGCGGCCGTCGAGGGCTGCGGGCTTGCCGACGAAGCCGATGAGCAGGCCGACTTGGTCGAGCAGCAGCTCGGTCGCCTCGGGGGCCAGGGCCGCCGTGGGGTCGAAGCCGACCTTCACGTCCCAGGCGTGGTGGGTGAACTCGCTGAGCCGCAGGCCGCCGGCGGTGGCCACGTCGACCGGCGCGGGCAGGAAGCCCAGGTCGATGCGCAGGTCGGCGCGGGCGGCGGCGTCGAGGCGCTCGTAGCGCAGGACGAGTGCCTCGTTGGCGGTGAGGAAGCCCTCGGCGCGCTCGGCCGGCGACATGGCGTTCCAGCGGGCCCAGACGGACTGGTTGAACTCGCCGCCGGGGTTACCCGTGCCTTCGAGGGCGCCTTCGAGGGTGGCCAGGCCGATCTCCGCGCCGCTGCCGAGGTGGCTCAGGACCTGGGATATGTCCCACTCCAAGGCGCCCGAGGGGCGGGCGAGGTCGTCGGCGGTGAAGTCGCGCACGAGGGCGGCGAGTTCGTCGTGGCCGGTGCGCAGGGCCTTGATGGTCGCTTCGGCGCGGTCGGTCGTCATGGCAGTGGTCTCCGATGGATGGGTGTGGGTCTGTCGGTCAGGAGTCCGGGAAGCCGTGTTGCGCGGCCTGGCATTCATGGACGCACACCTTCACTTGACGCTTCAAGTTTCACCCTAGGAGTCAATAACTTGAAGCGTCAAGCGATTATCTATACTCGGCGGTATGGAGCCGACCGCAGACCCGACGACGACCGCGCCACGCTGGCTGACCCCCGGCGAGCGGGACATCTGGATGGCGCTGGCCCGCGTCGTGATCAAGCTGCCGGCCGCGCTGGACACCCAGCTCCAGCGCGATGCGGGCCTGTCGCACTTCGAGTACCTGGTGCTGGCCGCGCTGTCCGAGGCACCCGGGCGGCTGCTGCGTATGAGCCACCTCGCCGATCTCGTCAAGGGCTCGCTGTCCCGGCTCTCCCACGTCGTCAAGCGGCTCGAACAGCACGGCTGGGTCCGCCGTGAAGCCTGCCCCTCGGACGGCCGCTACACCAACGCCATCCTCACCGACGACGGCTATGCCAAGATCGTCGCCTCCGCGCCCGGCCATGTCGAGACCGTCCGTACGCTGGTCTTCGACGCCCTCGGCGACGAACAGCTCAGCCAGCTGGGCTCCGCCTGCCACGAGATCCTCGGCCGGATCGACGCGCCCGAACGCCGGACCTGCTGAAGTCGGCCCGTCCGGCGTTCGCGTACCGCGTACCGCGTCAGCGTTCCCGGCGTGCGGTCATCGCGCGCTGGATCAGGATGAAGGCGAACAGCAGCACACCGGTGGCGATCTTCGTCCACCAGGAGCTGAGCGTGCCCTCGAACTGGATGATGCTCTTGATCAGGCCCAGCACGAGGACTCCGAAGAGGGTGCCGAACACATAACCCGAGCCGCCCGTCAGCAGCGTGCCGCCGATGACGACCGAGGCGATGGCGTCCAGTTCGAGGCCGACCGCGTGGAGCGGGTCGCCGGACTGGATGTAGAGGGTGAACAGCAGGCCGGCCAGGGCCGAGCAGAAGCCGCTGACCGTGTAGACAGCGATCTTGGTGCCGCCGACCGGGAGCCCCATGAGCAGCGCGGACTGCTCGTTGCCGCCGATGGCGTAGACCCGGCGGCCGAAGCGCGTGTAGTGGAGCACGTAGAAGGCGACGGCGAGGACGACGAGGGAGACGACGGCGGCGATGGACAGGAAGGCGCCGCCGGGGAAGGTGAGGTGGGTGGTGGCGAGGGTGCTGACCGTGGGGTCGGTGAAGGAGATCGATTCCTTGCTGATGACCAGGCACAGGCCCCGGAAGAGGAAGAGCCCGGCGAGGGTCACGATGAAGGGCTGGATCTCGAAGTGGTGGATGACATAGCCCATGAGATAGCCGCCGAAGGCCCCGACGGCCAGCGCGATCGGGATCACCAGGATGACGGAGACATGCTGCTTCTCCACCAGCCAGGCGGTGAGCATCGTGGTGAAGCCGATGACCGAGCCGACGGAGAGGTCGATGCCGCCGGAGAGGATCACAAAGGTCGCACCGACGGCGGCGACCAGCAGGTAGCCGTTGTCGATGAAGAGATTCATGAACACCTGGGCGTCGATGAATCCGTACGCCTGGTACCGGAACAGCCCGAAGCCGTACATCAGGGCGAACAGGGCGCCCGTCACCAGGACGGGGAGTCGGCGGTCCGCCAGCAGGCGGGCGCCACGGTCGCGCGCACTGGTACTGGTGGTGGTCACTGCGACACCTCGATCTGCGGCGCGGGGGCGGCGGGAACAGGGCTGGGTTTACGGGCCCCGGAGCGGAAGACCTTGGCGCGGAACGCCGGGGACTGGAGCAGGCAGACGATGATGACGACGGCGGCCTTGAAGACCAGGTTGGTCTGGGTGGGGACGCCGATCGTGTAGATGGTGGTGGTCAGGGTCTGGATGATCAGCGCGCCGATGATGGTGCCGCCGAGGTGGAATCGGCCGCCGGTGAGCGAGGTGCCGCCGATGACGACGGCGAGGATGGCGTCGAGCTCGATCCACAGGCCGGCGTTGTTGCCGTCGGCGGCGGATACGTTGGAGCTGATCATCAGGCCGGCGATGCCCGCGCACAGCCCGCAGAACATATAGACCATGATCTTGATCCGGCGGGACCGGATGCCGACCAGCCGGCTGGCCTCGGCGTTGCCGCCGACCGCCTCGACGAGCAGGCCGAGCGCGGTGCGGCGGGTGAGCACCATCGTCAGGGCGACCACGGCCGTCACGACGAAGATGGAGAAGGGCAGGGTCAGCCAGTAGCCGCCGCCGATGAGGGCGTACGCGCTGCTGTTGACGGTGATGATCTGCCCGTCGGTGATCAGCTGGGCGACCCCGCGCCCGGCGACCATCAGGATCAGCGTGGCGATGATCGGCTGGATGCCGAGGCGGGCGACGAGCAGTCCGTTCCAGGCGCCGAGCACCAGGGAGACGGCCAGCGCGAGCGCGAAGCCGAGCAGTACGCCGGACACGCTGCCCTGGTCGGCCTGCTTGCTGACGACCAGGCAGGCCAACGCGCCGGAGATCGCCACGACGGCGCCGACGGACAGGTCGATGCCGCCGGTCGCGATGACCAGGGTCATGCCGAGGGCGACCAGGATCAGCGGCGAGCCGAACAGGACGATCGAGACGAGGCTGCCGTAGAGGTGGCCGTCCTGGAGGTGGATCGCGAAGAAGCCCGGTGTGAAGGGGACGTTGACCAGCAGCAGGGCGACCAGCACGGCGACGGGCCAGAAGAGCTGGTGCGCGGTGGCCTTGCGCCACAGGGTGGTGGGGGCGCTTGGGGTGGGGGTCGAAGTCGTGGTCATCAGTGCTCTCCGCTCGGCTCAGCGCTTCGCACTGAGCTGTCCTGCGTGTCCTGCACGTCGTGCGCTCCGCTGGCGATGGTCTCCAGGATCCGGCCGGCGGTGATCTCCGGGCCGTTGGTGATCCGGGCCACGAGCCGGCGGTCGCGCAGCACGCCGATGGTGTGGCTGAGCCGGAGCACCTCCTCCAGTTCGGCGGAGACGTAGACCACGGACATGCCCTCCTCGGAGAGCGAGACGACCAGCTTCTGGATCTCCGCCTTCGCCCCGATGTCGATGCCCCGGGTCGGCTCGTCGAGGATCAGCAGCTTGGGCTGGGTGATCAGCCAGCGGGCGAGCAGCACCTTCTGCTGGTTGCCGCCGCTCAGCGCGCTGACCTTGGCCTCGGGGTTGGCGGGCCGGATGTCCAGCGCCTGGATGTACTTGGCCACCAGCTCGTCGCGCTGGGCCACCGGCACGGGCCGGGTCCAGCCGCGGGCGGCCTGCAGGGCGAGGATGATGTTCTCACGGACCGTCAGATCGGGGACCAGGCCCTCGGTCTTGCGGTTCTCCGAGCAGTAGGCGACCCCGCGCCCGATGGCGTCGTTCGGCTCCCGCAGCGCGGATGTGGTGCCCGCGATGGTGATCTTCCCGCTGTCCGCGTGGTCCGCGCCGAACAGCAGCCGGGCCAGTTCGGTGCGTCCGGAGCCCAGCAGCCCGGCGAGGCCGACGACCTCACCCGTGTGGATCTCCAGGTCGAAAGGTGCGATGCCGCCGGCCCGTCCGAGCCCCGCGGCGGCCAGCAGCGGCTCGCCGACGGCGGGGCGCAGGTGGTGCTCCTCCAGCTCCTCCAGTACGTCGAGATCCTTGCCGATCATGAGCTTGACCAGGCCGACCTGGTCCAGCTCACTGGTGAGGTGCTCGCCGACCAGGGCGCCGTTGCGCAGTACGGTCATGCGGTCGCAGACCTCGTAGATCTGGTCCAGGAAGTGCGACA is part of the Streptomyces sp. NBC_01262 genome and harbors:
- a CDS encoding DUF4037 domain-containing protein, with the translated sequence MSVTNMPDFIPGLELSRRFYTEAVRPLLKETAPGIPHSAARLGSGSEVLGFDTPRSADHEWGPRLQLFLRRRDVSRHAGRIRHVLAEHLPKTFHGYPTNFAPPGDPGDPGDPGDPGDPGDPGDPGVRVMRATDGPVHHRVEVTHLSAWFTGVLGFDPSGGVTPADWLATPTQLLAEVTGGAVFHDGLGQLAPLRTALSWYPHDLWLHVLACQWQRISQEEAFVGRCGEVGDELGSAVVAARLVRDLMRLCLLMDRRYPPYGKWLGSAFARTPWGPRLTPDLTAALAATDWRTREEHLAQAYETVAGLHNQLGLTDRVDPATRPYHSRPFRVLRADRFAEALTARIGDSALRELPPVGSVDQFLDSADVLGRPERTRAVSRAVRQPGSQ
- a CDS encoding Type 1 glutamine amidotransferase-like domain-containing protein — encoded protein: MELLLTSSGLRNDTLRDALRDMLGKPFGSANVVFVPTASVAEPGDHGWLVEDMSRLHGLGWREFDVLELNGLPRPMVLDRLLHADVIYAEGGNHYHLARSIIGNGLAGGFLEALESRVYVGVSAGSMIFSRNLTAHSADVIGDAEDYRVLGATTVEPPFGLFDWYLKPHLYSPDFPERTDAWADRIAARADFPVYFIDDETAVRVSDDKAEVISEGRWRFVTASQSEG
- a CDS encoding maleylpyruvate isomerase family mycothiol-dependent enzyme — encoded protein: MTTDRAEATIKALRTGHDELAALVRDFTADDLARPSGALEWDISQVLSHLGSGAEIGLATLEGALEGTGNPGGEFNQSVWARWNAMSPAERAEGFLTANEALVLRYERLDAAARADLRIDLGFLPAPVDVATAGGLRLSEFTHHAWDVKVGFDPTAALAPEATELLLDQVGLLIGFVGKPAALDGRQVTLAVQVTSPDRSFGLALLDTAAITDTPAEPDAVLTAPAEWWLRVVTGRHAPHHTPATVALTGGTITLDDLRRVFPGF
- a CDS encoding MarR family winged helix-turn-helix transcriptional regulator yields the protein MEPTADPTTTAPRWLTPGERDIWMALARVVIKLPAALDTQLQRDAGLSHFEYLVLAALSEAPGRLLRMSHLADLVKGSLSRLSHVVKRLEQHGWVRREACPSDGRYTNAILTDDGYAKIVASAPGHVETVRTLVFDALGDEQLSQLGSACHEILGRIDAPERRTC
- the yjfF gene encoding galactofuranose ABC transporter, permease protein YjfF; its protein translation is MTTTSTSARDRGARLLADRRLPVLVTGALFALMYGFGLFRYQAYGFIDAQVFMNLFIDNGYLLVAAVGATFVILSGGIDLSVGSVIGFTTMLTAWLVEKQHVSVILVIPIALAVGAFGGYLMGYVIHHFEIQPFIVTLAGLFLFRGLCLVISKESISFTDPTVSTLATTHLTFPGGAFLSIAAVVSLVVLAVAFYVLHYTRFGRRVYAIGGNEQSALLMGLPVGGTKIAVYTVSGFCSALAGLLFTLYIQSGDPLHAVGLELDAIASVVIGGTLLTGGSGYVFGTLFGVLVLGLIKSIIQFEGTLSSWWTKIATGVLLFAFILIQRAMTARRER
- a CDS encoding ABC transporter permease, whose protein sequence is MTTTSTPTPSAPTTLWRKATAHQLFWPVAVLVALLLVNVPFTPGFFAIHLQDGHLYGSLVSIVLFGSPLILVALGMTLVIATGGIDLSVGAVVAISGALACLVVSKQADQGSVSGVLLGFALALAVSLVLGAWNGLLVARLGIQPIIATLILMVAGRGVAQLITDGQIITVNSSAYALIGGGYWLTLPFSIFVVTAVVALTMVLTRRTALGLLVEAVGGNAEASRLVGIRSRRIKIMVYMFCGLCAGIAGLMISSNVSAADGNNAGLWIELDAILAVVIGGTSLTGGRFHLGGTIIGALIIQTLTTTIYTIGVPTQTNLVFKAAVVIIVCLLQSPAFRAKVFRSGARKPSPVPAAPAPQIEVSQ
- a CDS encoding sugar ABC transporter ATP-binding protein, which encodes MAEPQAAPVLQMAGIVKEFPGVRALSGVDFRLFPGEIHALLGENGAGKSTLIKVLTGVHSLDAGTVTLEGAAVRIASPSDAQQAGISTVYQEVNLCPNLSVAENIFIGREPRRAGRIQWKQLRAEAAELVTRLGLDLDVATPVGSYPLAVQQLVAIVRAVSVGGTKVLILDEPTSSLDRDEVQELFRLMLRLKAEGVAILFVSHFLDQIYEVCDRMTVLRNGALVGEHLTSELDQVGLVKLMIGKDLDVLEELEEHHLRPAVGEPLLAAAGLGRAGGIAPFDLEIHTGEVVGLAGLLGSGRTELARLLFGADHADSGKITIAGTTSALREPNDAIGRGVAYCSENRKTEGLVPDLTVRENIILALQAARGWTRPVPVAQRDELVAKYIQALDIRPANPEAKVSALSGGNQQKVLLARWLITQPKLLILDEPTRGIDIGAKAEIQKLVVSLSEEGMSVVYVSAELEEVLRLSHTIGVLRDRRLVARITNGPEITAGRILETIASGAHDVQDTQDSSVRSAEPSGEH